A portion of the Mesoplasma entomophilum genome contains these proteins:
- a CDS encoding FtsX-like permease family protein: MKLRLILKQSWKDYKNKSILYFVFIIFLTIILGIIIGVLSFITFAEMNMKDAHRSRYGGQIYVQNNLVSKNYVSNESIKLTGRSIVDAQGKLNNYIYNNLNLDTKNKIGAQHDEIIDVYIDLIGQYFKGNIKTFRYSSSEKKQESLEKINKAENLSIDIETLIQINEDLYKNLSLVSSELFMLYLYDGLKDKYTFWSHPVEWNIKDQFKNSLTLFLNPNYRDNFRNDEEFNKYSEFNPNEASNFKIYNEKPTSEFSIEDREKIYNGQFVYTTPRYLELNNLKIGDTIKIFRNDILYTFLIKGTIMTPYSTTMNYNQGKMTTGLQGYYYLLGNNRKIGNNENDLRLDSQRLSYSILNKNINKVNEDIFNFMNDGFYYSKELDQNGNLKPAYLSTLWNDMYKTDVYSVTYKLLSKILLVIIIGLLLIIFVVFYFMCENFSKLNKETYYNLKAMGCGNVTLTLISSISAVIPILISFIFSLFISLPIGKMFAISVATAYSFSWPGVMLTWKLFIFTIIILFGIFGIFMFNNFIVISGKKAKINRFKENKKPSKFIMSTKKIINPLPSKARIGLAFALSNIAKNIYCFIILSLVFTVILFTFQFNTSVNNSASSMVSFAYPGISIKYQSNSWEFKTNYLIDEKGENKITYDFSTEQIIDYKEIDNLIKVSDYESLLGMIINTSFENTSNSIRAEASNYMIMGDFIWNIAESIKSEEQLKDEIINPLIIAISINSQIAPQEKEKVVNWLINPGNQKTIWKYYKLLQDRVFSLKADLGELGIESESIFPINLLFGKTVIIPQTKNYWSSGVKFSNISDGHTWGSAISVAASKKQAQNNIQTLSQTNSTSIGNTITKIKLPNGNEVSALKVEVAKPLADKYGMRSGNTMLMSVESLKTNEISEVRIPIYISGIRDDDLLTKNVYFEKTDYFKVLKETLENRAQPMIAKNHDNEVLKSSEWESYINLIDEIIEKSESSDPTENQVLNNSQFSKNDIPVNIRYLTLPKVSNKLIGDLIKDDLNNTQSDRTDLLSYWDKIDSADEFWNSKNGLYFNSLSKDVWNYRLIRDAILAKAAPFQNIMRTLDQALVCMVLAISLVLISLILFENKNTIILFKSLGYKTREINKYLVTGYLLAAIGAIIIALVVNKYIIGYLSPIVYETAGISLTYVLSYSYILYAVILTTSFILLILGSIKIYTKRQNPKEAIK; the protein is encoded by the coding sequence ATGAAACTTAGATTAATTCTTAAACAATCATGAAAAGATTATAAGAACAAAAGTATACTTTACTTTGTTTTCATAATCTTTTTGACAATTATATTAGGAATTATTATTGGTGTTTTATCGTTTATAACTTTTGCTGAAATGAATATGAAAGATGCTCATCGATCAAGATATGGTGGACAAATATATGTGCAAAACAATTTAGTAAGTAAAAATTATGTTAGCAATGAAAGCATTAAATTAACGGGCAGAAGCATAGTTGATGCACAAGGCAAGCTTAATAATTATATTTATAATAATCTTAACTTAGATACAAAAAACAAAATAGGTGCTCAACATGATGAAATTATTGATGTGTATATTGATTTAATAGGTCAATATTTTAAAGGAAACATCAAAACATTTAGATATTCTTCATCAGAAAAAAAGCAGGAATCTTTAGAGAAGATTAATAAAGCAGAAAATTTAAGTATTGATATAGAAACACTTATTCAAATTAATGAAGATCTTTATAAAAATTTGTCATTGGTTTCAAGTGAACTTTTCATGCTTTATTTATATGATGGTTTAAAAGATAAATATACATTTTGGTCTCACCCTGTTGAATGAAATATTAAAGATCAATTTAAAAATAGTCTTACATTATTTTTAAATCCAAATTATAGAGATAATTTTAGAAATGATGAGGAATTCAATAAGTATTCTGAATTTAATCCTAATGAGGCAAGTAACTTTAAAATTTATAACGAAAAGCCAACTTCTGAGTTTTCAATTGAAGATAGAGAAAAAATATACAATGGTCAATTTGTTTATACAACTCCAAGATATTTAGAGTTGAACAATTTGAAAATTGGAGATACAATAAAAATTTTTCGTAATGACATTTTATATACTTTTTTAATTAAAGGTACAATAATGACGCCTTATTCAACAACAATGAATTACAATCAAGGTAAAATGACAACTGGGTTACAAGGATATTATTATCTATTAGGTAATAATAGAAAAATTGGCAACAATGAAAATGATTTGAGACTAGATAGTCAGAGATTAAGCTATTCAATTTTAAATAAAAATATAAACAAAGTTAATGAAGATATATTTAATTTCATGAATGATGGTTTTTATTATTCAAAAGAGCTAGATCAAAATGGCAATTTGAAACCAGCTTATTTAAGCACTTTATGAAATGACATGTATAAAACTGATGTATATAGTGTTACATATAAATTGCTATCAAAAATTTTACTAGTAATTATAATTGGTCTGCTTTTAATTATCTTTGTAGTTTTTTATTTTATGTGTGAAAATTTTTCAAAGTTAAACAAAGAAACTTATTATAATTTAAAAGCAATGGGATGCGGCAATGTCACGTTGACTTTAATTTCATCTATATCTGCTGTTATTCCTATTTTAATTTCATTTATATTTTCTTTATTCATTTCATTACCAATTGGTAAAATGTTCGCAATATCTGTAGCTACTGCATACTCTTTTTCATGACCAGGAGTAATGCTAACTTGAAAATTATTTATTTTTACAATAATTATTCTTTTTGGAATTTTTGGAATTTTTATGTTTAATAACTTTATAGTTATATCTGGTAAAAAAGCAAAAATAAATAGGTTTAAAGAAAACAAAAAGCCTTCAAAATTTATAATGAGTACTAAAAAAATTATTAATCCATTACCTAGCAAAGCAAGAATTGGCTTAGCATTTGCTTTATCTAATATAGCAAAAAATATTTATTGCTTCATTATATTATCATTGGTTTTCACTGTAATATTATTTACTTTCCAATTTAATACTTCAGTTAATAACTCAGCTAGTTCAATGGTCAGCTTTGCTTACCCAGGCATTTCAATAAAATATCAAAGTAATTCCTGAGAATTTAAAACAAATTATTTGATTGATGAAAAAGGTGAAAATAAAATCACTTATGATTTTTCTACTGAGCAAATAATAGATTATAAAGAAATTGACAATCTTATTAAAGTTTCCGACTATGAAAGTCTGTTAGGTATGATAATCAATACATCATTTGAAAATACCTCAAATAGTATTCGCGCAGAGGCTTCTAATTACATGATTATGGGAGATTTCATTTGAAATATTGCAGAATCAATAAAATCTGAAGAACAGTTAAAAGATGAAATTATTAATCCGTTAATAATAGCCATAAGTATTAATTCACAAATAGCGCCACAAGAAAAAGAAAAAGTAGTGAATTGATTAATAAATCCAGGAAATCAAAAAACAATTTGAAAATATTATAAATTATTGCAAGATAGAGTTTTTAGCTTAAAAGCTGATCTTGGTGAATTAGGTATTGAATCTGAATCAATTTTTCCGATTAACTTGTTATTTGGAAAAACTGTAATAATTCCACAAACAAAAAACTACTGAAGTTCAGGTGTAAAGTTTTCAAATATTTCTGATGGACATACTTGAGGTAGTGCTATTTCTGTAGCAGCGAGCAAAAAACAAGCTCAAAATAACATTCAAACACTTTCTCAAACAAATTCAACTTCAATTGGAAATACAATAACAAAAATTAAATTGCCAAACGGGAATGAAGTTTCAGCATTAAAGGTGGAAGTGGCAAAACCATTAGCTGACAAATATGGAATGCGTTCTGGTAATACGATGTTAATGAGCGTTGAATCTTTAAAAACTAATGAAATTTCAGAAGTAAGAATTCCTATCTATATTTCAGGTATAAGAGATGATGATCTTTTAACTAAAAATGTATATTTTGAAAAAACAGATTATTTTAAAGTTTTAAAAGAAACACTTGAAAATAGAGCACAGCCAATGATTGCAAAAAATCATGATAATGAAGTTTTAAAAAGTTCTGAATGAGAAAGTTATATAAATTTAATAGATGAAATAATAGAAAAATCAGAATCAAGTGACCCTACTGAAAATCAAGTTTTAAATAATTCACAATTTTCAAAAAATGATATACCAGTAAATATTAGGTATTTAACATTGCCTAAAGTTTCTAATAAGCTTATTGGTGACTTAATTAAGGATGATTTAAATAATACACAAAGTGATAGAACAGATCTATTAAGTTATTGAGACAAAATAGATTCAGCAGATGAATTTTGAAATTCTAAAAATGGTTTATATTTTAATTCGCTTTCAAAAGATGTATGAAACTATAGACTAATTAGAGATGCAATTTTAGCTAAAGCTGCTCCATTCCAAAATATTATGAGAACACTTGATCAGGCTTTAGTTTGTATGGTTTTAGCTATATCATTAGTTTTAATTTCACTAATTTTATTTGAAAATAAAAATACAATTATTCTATTTAAATCGCTTGGTTATAAAACCAGAGAAATTAACAAGTATCTTGTTACTGGCTACTTGCTAGCAGCGATTGGAGCCATAATAATAGCCCTTGTAGTAAATAAATATATTATAGGTTACTTGTCACCTATAGTATATGAAACTGCCGGTATTTCCCTAACATATGTTTTAAGTTATTCTTATATTTTATATGCTGTAATTCTTACTACAAGTTTTATATTATTAATATTAGGTTCAATTAAAATATATACGAAAAGACAAAATCCAAAAGAAGCAATCAAATAA
- the trxB gene encoding thioredoxin-disulfide reductase: MKKHTNENLKDILIIGGGPAGLTAGVYAARAGMKTIILEKEAPGGKMVKTDTIENYPGFDSIKGPDLALKMYMQVINLGAEFVYDEVIKIEKNEETFTVTTRNGQTIESLSVIVATGTLENKLGIPGEDQLYGKGVSYCAVCDGAFHKGNPVAIVGGGYSAVEEGIYLSKFVSKLYVVVRKDHFRVDSVTLSKLEQLENVEFIMNSVVKKVNGNDKVESVEIENVISKEVKTVPVTGLFPYIGATPVTQFLENLNLNKSEGYLTGDAKLKSNVKGLFIAGDVREVPLRQIAIAAGDGALAGQMAVNYVQEL, translated from the coding sequence ATGAAAAAACATACTAATGAAAACTTAAAGGACATTTTAATTATTGGTGGTGGCCCAGCCGGTTTAACTGCTGGAGTTTATGCTGCTAGAGCTGGAATGAAAACTATCATTTTAGAAAAAGAAGCGCCTGGTGGAAAAATGGTTAAAACCGATACGATTGAAAACTATCCTGGCTTTGATAGTATCAAGGGACCAGATTTAGCACTAAAAATGTATATGCAAGTAATTAATCTTGGAGCTGAATTTGTTTATGATGAAGTTATTAAAATTGAAAAAAATGAAGAAACATTTACAGTAACTACTAGAAATGGTCAAACAATTGAATCTCTGAGTGTGATTGTTGCAACTGGTACATTAGAGAATAAATTAGGAATACCTGGTGAAGATCAACTTTATGGAAAAGGTGTCAGTTATTGTGCTGTTTGTGATGGAGCCTTTCATAAAGGGAATCCAGTAGCAATTGTTGGTGGAGGATATTCAGCAGTTGAAGAAGGAATTTATTTAAGTAAATTTGTAAGTAAATTATATGTTGTTGTAAGAAAAGATCACTTTAGAGTAGACTCTGTGACTTTATCTAAATTGGAACAACTGGAAAATGTTGAATTTATAATGAACTCTGTTGTTAAAAAAGTTAATGGGAACGATAAAGTAGAATCAGTTGAAATTGAAAATGTTATTTCTAAAGAAGTTAAAACTGTTCCTGTAACTGGCTTATTCCCTTATATTGGAGCAACTCCAGTAACTCAATTTTTAGAAAATCTTAATTTAAATAAAAGCGAGGGCTATTTAACTGGAGATGCTAAATTAAAATCTAATGTTAAAGGTTTATTCATAGCTGGTGATGTTAGAGAGGTTCCATTGAGACAAATTGCTATCGCAGCTGGTGATGGAGCTTTAGCTGGGCAAATGGCTGTTAACTACGTACAAGAATTATAA
- a CDS encoding M17 family metallopeptidase: MITLNKQNHDIKLVAVADNKTNEFIKDSAGAVTFISEDKTIYLVIKQKGCRVKQIKAGLKSALANYKKNLNIDLDSIINQLGEEHKDLVFNTVYETISFLSHDVISYKKDSKPSNIEFNIETSRDFSELEAAAAIKTEFINYARDLQDTPPNIGTSEYYAEKISKDAEKIDGLKVTVLGRKEAEKFGMGLFLGVNAGSAHEPRIVVMEYCGDSSKPKTGLVGKGICFDSGGYNLKPSASMLGMKFDMSGAAIMLSATMALAKAKAKANVVAVAMFTDNKIGQNATLPESVLTSMNGLTVEINNTDAEGRLVLADGMTYAIREKGVDQIIEASTLTGALLVALGSSAIGVFTHQDELWNTFETASFQTRERMWRLPIFEEHLERVKSGAVLGDLSNAVKGYEGSSTAAAFLNEFAEEKPFIHFDIAGTADIDGRGQGVLVKTLFEVLK, translated from the coding sequence ATGATTACATTAAATAAACAAAATCACGATATTAAATTAGTTGCTGTTGCTGACAACAAAACTAATGAATTTATCAAAGACAGTGCGGGAGCAGTTACATTTATTTCAGAAGATAAAACAATCTATTTAGTTATTAAACAAAAAGGATGTAGAGTTAAACAAATTAAAGCAGGATTAAAATCAGCTTTAGCAAACTACAAAAAAAACTTAAACATTGATTTAGATTCAATTATCAATCAATTGGGAGAAGAACATAAGGACTTAGTTTTCAATACGGTTTATGAAACAATTTCATTCTTATCACATGATGTTATTTCATACAAAAAAGATTCAAAACCAAGTAACATTGAATTTAATATTGAAACATCAAGAGATTTTTCAGAATTAGAAGCTGCAGCAGCTATTAAAACAGAATTTATTAACTATGCTAGAGATTTACAAGATACTCCACCAAACATTGGAACAAGTGAATACTACGCTGAAAAAATTTCAAAAGATGCAGAAAAAATTGACGGATTAAAAGTTACTGTTTTAGGAAGAAAAGAAGCAGAGAAGTTCGGAATGGGATTATTCTTAGGTGTTAATGCTGGATCAGCGCACGAACCAAGAATTGTTGTTATGGAATACTGTGGAGATTCTTCAAAACCAAAAACAGGATTAGTTGGAAAAGGAATTTGCTTTGATTCAGGGGGTTATAACTTAAAGCCTTCAGCTTCAATGTTAGGAATGAAATTTGATATGTCAGGTGCTGCTATTATGTTATCAGCAACTATGGCTTTAGCAAAAGCAAAAGCAAAAGCAAACGTTGTTGCTGTAGCAATGTTTACAGACAACAAAATTGGTCAAAACGCAACTTTACCAGAATCAGTTTTAACTTCAATGAACGGTTTAACTGTTGAAATTAACAATACTGATGCTGAAGGAAGATTAGTTTTAGCTGATGGTATGACATACGCAATTAGAGAAAAAGGTGTAGATCAAATTATTGAAGCTTCAACTTTAACTGGAGCATTATTAGTTGCTTTAGGAAGTTCAGCAATTGGTGTATTTACTCATCAAGACGAATTATGAAATACTTTCGAAACAGCTTCATTTCAAACTAGAGAAAGAATGTGAAGATTGCCAATTTTTGAAGAACATTTAGAAAGAGTTAAATCTGGAGCAGTATTAGGTGACTTATCAAATGCAGTTAAAGGATACGAAGGAAGTTCGACAGCAGCAGCATTCTTAAATGAGTTTGCTGAAGAAAAACCATTCATTCACTTTGATATTGCTGGAACAGCTGATATTGACGGACGTGGACAAGGTGTTTTAGTTAAAACATTATTTGAAGTTTTAAAATAA
- a CDS encoding prolipoprotein diacylglyceryl transferase family protein: MDIKKDKFNKIAFDFKRDKIKWISIGLWASLFIAVIVLFSVFWTTKNVIWTQEDSFSNSTTGLAEDQISYGGIAKSYGGIAIYPMAMTIGMLVAILFSLYKFWKKGLDVIHLSIGIAICIPISLMGASFFGKLNAQSPGVNAGGVGFWGLFAFWEPGMAIHGGVYGGLLAGIILFYFVGRKTKTSMLVYADAIVPNILLGQAIGRWGNFFNHEVMGAPVAVTYHGGGWNLGSNGVDWTNVHDYYSWLPKWIGRNLMVRADSSQTINGITFNKGDLVQLSPIFLYESLSLLAAWLIITFIIPNITKWISKKPWKVESGKYNYKLSFSIKQWFMPWIKSTDEVQSSRDIWNLAYFRNIDEKAKEQYLISLELDRKKYLKPKEINKANKLNDYISTKAGVECFAYFFAWNFVRFFLELSRPDDHLFVMYDKPLSLSLILISAFIGLIGMVASQYWLPSLIRKNGYLYEKEYFSLN; encoded by the coding sequence ATGGATATTAAAAAGGATAAGTTTAATAAAATTGCTTTTGATTTTAAGAGAGATAAAATAAAATGAATTTCAATAGGTTTATGAGCATCATTATTCATTGCTGTAATAGTTTTATTTTCTGTTTTTTGAACAACAAAAAATGTAATTTGAACTCAGGAAGATAGTTTTTCAAATTCTACAACCGGTCTTGCGGAAGACCAAATAAGTTATGGTGGCATAGCAAAATCATATGGTGGAATAGCGATCTACCCAATGGCAATGACAATTGGTATGTTAGTTGCAATTTTATTTAGTTTGTATAAGTTTTGGAAAAAAGGACTTGATGTAATTCATCTTTCTATAGGTATAGCTATATGTATTCCTATATCTTTAATGGGTGCAAGTTTCTTTGGTAAATTAAATGCGCAATCTCCCGGAGTCAATGCTGGAGGCGTTGGATTTTGAGGACTTTTTGCATTTTGAGAGCCAGGCATGGCAATTCACGGAGGAGTATATGGAGGATTGTTAGCAGGAATTATCCTTTTCTATTTCGTTGGCAGAAAAACAAAAACATCTATGTTAGTTTATGCAGATGCGATTGTACCTAATATACTTTTAGGTCAAGCTATAGGTAGATGAGGTAATTTCTTTAATCATGAAGTTATGGGTGCACCAGTAGCTGTTACATATCATGGTGGAGGATGAAATTTAGGGTCCAACGGAGTTGATTGAACTAATGTTCATGATTACTATAGTTGACTGCCAAAATGAATAGGCAGAAATTTAATGGTTAGGGCGGATTCTTCTCAAACCATTAACGGTATTACATTTAACAAAGGCGACTTAGTTCAATTATCACCAATTTTCCTTTATGAGTCATTGAGTTTATTAGCTGCATGATTAATAATAACTTTCATTATTCCTAATATAACTAAATGAATAAGCAAAAAACCTTGAAAAGTTGAATCTGGAAAATATAACTATAAATTATCATTTTCAATAAAACAATGATTTATGCCTTGAATAAAATCAACTGATGAAGTTCAATCATCAAGAGATATATGAAATTTAGCGTACTTTAGAAATATTGATGAAAAAGCAAAAGAACAATATTTAATAAGTTTGGAATTGGATAGAAAAAAATATTTAAAACCAAAAGAGATTAATAAAGCTAATAAATTGAATGATTATATTTCAACTAAAGCTGGAGTTGAATGTTTTGCATATTTCTTCGCATGAAATTTTGTAAGATTTTTCTTAGAATTAAGTAGACCAGATGACCATTTATTTGTTATGTATGATAAACCGTTATCCTTATCATTGATTCTTATATCTGCTTTTATTGGTTTAATTGGAATGGTTGCTTCGCAGTATTGATTACCAAGTTTAATTAGAAAAAACGGCTATTTATACGAGAAAGAATATTTTTCATTAAATTAA
- the whiA gene encoding DNA-binding protein WhiA, with translation MSFALAVKEEVISHTFDDELGKAFLAGFIKYNGDLIWNSGNEKLKLTSISNKIARSIFGLCKKMFDGHIEISVSQTQTLKQNKTFQITLIGKISKFLKLLNIWDENGIKVIEFKPLKQQNNKEELTKLKRAYMAGVFVAVGSVNSPETTNYHLELQFKDEESATYVIELMNKYGFDFKILKRNEKLFICYIKKAIMVSDFLKFIDAYQAVMNFENERIMRDVSNNVNRVNNIDISNEKKTLSAGLKQIDQISKIQANLATKRLSEKAAYLCDLRIQNPNASYAELTELMNENGYEITKSGVSNLFKIIEKLSLEFKV, from the coding sequence ATGTCATTTGCACTAGCGGTTAAAGAAGAAGTAATTTCACACACTTTTGATGATGAATTAGGAAAAGCTTTTTTAGCAGGATTTATTAAATATAATGGTGACTTGATTTGAAATTCAGGTAATGAAAAATTGAAGTTAACATCAATTAGTAATAAAATTGCTAGAAGTATATTTGGTCTTTGCAAAAAAATGTTTGATGGTCATATTGAAATTTCAGTTTCTCAAACACAAACTTTAAAACAAAATAAAACATTTCAAATAACCCTAATAGGCAAAATTTCGAAGTTTTTAAAATTATTAAATATTTGAGACGAAAATGGAATAAAGGTTATTGAGTTTAAACCTTTAAAACAACAAAATAATAAAGAAGAATTAACTAAGTTAAAACGTGCTTATATGGCTGGTGTATTTGTTGCAGTAGGTTCTGTTAATTCACCAGAAACAACTAATTATCATTTAGAATTGCAATTTAAAGATGAAGAGTCAGCAACTTACGTTATTGAGTTAATGAACAAGTATGGTTTTGATTTTAAAATTTTAAAAAGAAATGAAAAGTTATTTATATGTTATATTAAGAAAGCTATAATGGTTTCTGACTTTTTAAAATTTATTGATGCTTATCAAGCTGTCATGAATTTTGAGAATGAAAGAATTATGAGGGATGTTTCAAACAATGTAAATAGAGTTAATAATATTGATATTTCTAATGAAAAGAAAACTCTATCTGCGGGACTAAAACAAATAGATCAAATAAGTAAAATTCAAGCAAACTTGGCAACAAAAAGACTTTCTGAAAAAGCTGCTTATCTTTGTGATCTTAGAATTCAAAATCCAAATGCATCTTATGCTGAGTTAACTGAATTAATGAATGAAAACGGCTACGAAATAACAAAATCAGGAGTAAGCAATTTATTTAAGATAATTGAAAAATTAAGTTTAGAATTTAAAGTTTAA
- a CDS encoding M17 family metallopeptidase: MIKINETKKAIKLIAVKDNSKNKLIKDKPGEITLISEDKTVYLVLKKAEETFIEQISTGMKSVISNFDFDIDIEIDSLETICKGTKKETIIKTIFETISFETHKGLSITKTEKEVNYNLVFSGDYINLISELKIVCEQINYARDLQDTPPNIGTSEYYAEKLVNDAKGIKGLKVTVLGKKEAAKLNMGLFLGVNAGSAHEPRIVVMEYCGDSSKPKTGLVGKGICFDSGGYNLKPSNYMEGMKFDMSGAAVVLSATMALAKANAKANIVAVGMFTDNKIGQNATLPDSVIESMNGKKVLIYDTDAEGRLVLADGISYVVKEKKVDMIIDASTLTGTVLFALGHNATGAFSHSDELIKELMKASEKSGERFWRLPIFKEHLKQVKKDAAPLADLTNACKVRYEDCSYAAAFLNEFAENKPFLHLDIAGTADKENKGQGVLVKTLFEMFK, translated from the coding sequence ATGATCAAAATAAATGAAACAAAAAAAGCTATTAAATTAATAGCGGTAAAAGATAACTCTAAAAATAAACTAATAAAGGATAAGCCAGGAGAAATAACTTTAATATCAGAAGATAAAACAGTTTATTTAGTTCTTAAAAAAGCTGAAGAAACATTTATTGAACAAATTTCAACGGGTATGAAATCTGTTATTTCAAATTTTGATTTTGACATAGATATAGAAATTGATTCTTTGGAAACCATTTGTAAAGGTACAAAAAAAGAAACAATTATTAAAACAATTTTTGAGACAATTTCATTTGAGACTCATAAAGGTTTATCAATTACTAAAACAGAAAAAGAAGTAAATTATAACTTAGTTTTCAGCGGAGATTATATTAACTTAATTTCTGAATTAAAAATTGTTTGCGAACAAATTAATTATGCTAGAGATTTGCAAGATACACCGCCAAACATTGGAACTAGTGAATATTATGCTGAAAAATTAGTTAATGATGCAAAAGGAATAAAGGGATTAAAGGTCACTGTTTTAGGTAAAAAAGAAGCTGCTAAATTAAATATGGGACTGTTCCTAGGTGTTAATGCAGGATCAGCTCACGAGCCAAGAATCGTTGTTATGGAATACTGTGGAGATTCTTCAAAACCAAAAACAGGATTAGTTGGAAAAGGAATTTGCTTTGACTCTGGAGGATATAACTTAAAACCTTCAAACTATATGGAAGGAATGAAATTTGATATGTCAGGAGCTGCAGTTGTTTTATCAGCAACAATGGCATTAGCAAAGGCAAATGCGAAAGCTAACATTGTTGCCGTTGGTATGTTCACTGACAATAAAATTGGCCAAAATGCTACTTTGCCAGATTCTGTTATTGAATCAATGAATGGTAAAAAGGTTTTAATTTATGATACAGACGCAGAAGGAAGATTAGTGTTGGCTGATGGTATTAGTTATGTAGTCAAAGAAAAAAAAGTTGATATGATTATTGATGCATCAACTTTAACTGGTACGGTTTTATTTGCTTTAGGGCATAATGCAACAGGAGCGTTTTCTCATTCAGATGAATTAATTAAAGAGTTAATGAAAGCATCTGAAAAATCAGGTGAAAGATTTTGAAGATTACCAATTTTTAAAGAACATTTAAAACAAGTTAAAAAAGATGCTGCTCCTTTAGCAGATTTAACAAATGCTTGCAAAGTAAGATATGAGGACTGTTCATATGCTGCAGCATTCTTAAATGAATTTGCGGAAAATAAACCATTCTTGCATTTAGATATTGCAGGAACAGCTGATAAAGAAAATAAAGGTCAAGGTGTTTTAGTTAAAACATTATTTGAAATGTTCAAATAA
- a CDS encoding helix-turn-helix domain-containing protein yields MKKYENENALLLIVAANLKKIRQAKKLSQEELGFRCGISKNYISDFERGRRNITIKVFQKIVEGLEIQPEELLKTHSK; encoded by the coding sequence ATGAAAAAATATGAAAACGAAAATGCACTACTTTTAATAGTAGCTGCAAATTTAAAAAAAATCAGACAAGCTAAGAAGCTAAGTCAAGAGGAACTTGGTTTTAGATGTGGTATTTCAAAAAATTATATTTCTGATTTTGAAAGAGGAAGAAGAAATATAACTATTAAAGTTTTTCAAAAAATAGTTGAAGGATTAGAAATACAACCTGAAGAGCTATTAAAAACCCACTCTAAATAG
- the secG gene encoding preprotein translocase subunit SecG codes for MNSSTAQIIILVIEIVAMVVSIIMILIGIFQNKNSQSGLSALNGGNDELFSNSKERGLDKTLSTWMMTLGIIFFVVALAACILTNMYL; via the coding sequence ATGAATTCATCAACAGCACAAATAATTATTTTAGTTATAGAGATTGTAGCAATGGTAGTATCAATAATTATGATTTTAATTGGTATTTTTCAAAATAAAAATTCTCAAAGTGGATTAAGTGCATTAAATGGTGGTAATGACGAATTATTTTCAAATTCAAAAGAACGTGGATTAGATAAAACCTTGTCTACTTGAATGATGACATTGGGTATTATATTTTTTGTAGTAGCATTAGCTGCATGTATATTAACAAACATGTATCTATAA